The genomic window GGTCACCGAGAAGCGGCTGTCCGCGAACGGCGCCGGGCTGGTGCAGCTCGACGTCGCTGGCCGGCGCGGCGACACGGTGCTGATGCCGGGAACCGCAACCGTCGAGTTGCCGCGGCGCGAGGCGCGGTCGTGACGGGATTACGCGGCGAGGCGGCGATCGTCGGCATCGCCGAGTTGCCCGCCGAACGGCGGCCCACCGGCCCGCCGAGGTTCACCCTCGACCAGTACGCGGTGCTGGCCAAGTTGGTGATCGAGGATGCGGGCGTCGATCCGTCGCACATCAACGGGCTGCTCACACACGGGGTGGCCGAATCGGCCATGTTCGCACCGGCGACCCTGTGCGAATACCTAGGCTTCGCATTGGATTTCGGGGAGCGTGTCGACCTTGGTGGCGCAACCGCGGCGGGCATGGTGTGGCGCGCCGCCGCGGCCGTCGAGCTCGGTGTCTGCGAGGCCGCGCTGGCCGTCGTCCCCGGATCGCTGGCCGTGCCGCAGTCGCGGCGACGCCCGGCCGCCGAGCCGAATTGGTATGGGGCGTCGTCCGACAACTACGGGTCGCCGCAGGCCGAATTTGAAATCCCCTACGGCAACGTGGGCCAGAACGCACCGTACGCACAGATCGCACAGCGCTACGCGGCGGAATACGGCTACGATCCCGCCGCGGTGGCCAAGATCGCCGTCGACCAGCGCACCAACGCGTGCGCCCATCCGGGCGCGGTCTTCCACGGCACCCCGATCACCGTCGACGATGTGCTGGGCAGCCCGATGATCGCCGACCCGATCCATATGCTCGAAACGGTGATGCGCGTGCACGGGGGAGTGGGCGTCCTGATCGCCAACGCCGACATCGCACGCCAGAGTCACCACCGACCGGTCTGGATCACCGGCTTCGGCGAACACATCGCGTTCAAGACCCCCACCTACGCCGAGGATTTGCTGAACACGCCGATCGCCCGCGCGGCCGACAAGGCGTTCGCCATGGCCGGGCTGGACCGCTGCGACGTCGACGTCGCCTCGATCTACGACTGCTACACCATCACGGTTCTGATGAGCCTGGAGGACGCCGGCTTCTGCGCCAAGGGCACCGGGATGTCCTGGGTTGCCGACCATGACCTGACCTACCGCGGGGACTTCCCGCTCAACACCGCCGGCGGCCAGTTGTCCTACGGCCAAGCCGGGATGGCCGGCGGCATGCACCACATCGTCGACGGCGCGCGGCAGATCATGGGCCGCGCCGGGACCGCGCAGGTCCCGGACTGTCACACCGCATTCGTCACCGGCAACGGCGGCATCATGAGCGAGCAGGTCGCGCTGCTGATGCGGGGGGACTGAGGCGATGTCTGGGCCCGTGACCGCACTACCGATTCCCGAGCCGACCCCGGTTTCCCAGCCGTTCTGGGATGGCTTGGCGCAGCACCGAATCCTGATCCAGTATTCCCCCTCACTCGGCCGCTACGTCTTCTATCCGCGCACGCTGGCCCCGGGAACGCTGGCCGACGACTTGGAATGGCGCGAAATCGACGGCGCCGGAACGCTGTACACGTTCACCGTGGCGCGCAGGCCCACCGGACCGCCGTGGGCTGAGGCGGTGCCGCAGCTGCTCGCCGTGGTGCAGTGGGACGCCGGTCCGCGAATCAGCACCGAATTGGTGGATACCGACCCCGACGACATCCGGATCGGGATGCGGGTGCGGCCGGTGTTCTACGATCTGCCGGAAGCCGGCCTCACGCTGCTGAGGTACCGGCCCGCATGACCGGCTCGATGACGAGGGCGGAGGTGCGTATGGACGACCCCGTTAACGGCGCGGTGCGCTCGATGCTGGATCGGCTCAACGAGGGATTCCCGCGGGTGGAACAGATGACCGGCCCGCAGGCGCGCGCCGCGGTCGCCGAACGACGGGTGCCCGCCGACAATCTTGCCGATGTCCGCAGCGCCGTCGACCGTTCAATCCCCGGAGCGGCCGGCGCGATCGGGATCCGCATCTATCATCCGCACGGGCACCCATCCGGCGCGCGGCCGGGCATCGTGTTCTATCACGGCGGCGGATTCGTGTTCTGCGACATCGAATCTCACGACGGGTTCTGCCGTGCGCTGGCGCGCGGCACCCAGACCGTCGTGGTATCGGTGGGCTACCGCCTGGCGCCCGAGCATCCGGCACCCGCGGCCGCGCTCGACGCCATCGCGGCGTTTCGCTGGGTGGTCGAGCAGGCAACCGACTTGGGTATCGACCCGACGCGCACCGCCGTGGCCGGCGACAGTGCGGGCGGAAATCTCGCCGCAGTCACCGCCATCGCATGCCGCGAGCAGGGCGGCATGGCGCCGGCCGCGCAGCTGCTGCTGTACCCGGTAATCGATCCCTTCTTCGACACGGCCAGCTACCGTCGTTACGGTGCCGGGTACTTCAACACCCGGGCGGCCATGCAGTGGTATTGGAAGCAATACCTAGGTGGTACAACGGTTTTCGACCCACCCTATCTGGTGGCTCCGGCCCGGGCGGCTTCCCATGCGGACCTGCCGCCGGCGGTGATCGTCACGGCGGGATTGGATCCGTTGCACAGCGAGGGATGCGACTACGCCCGCCGATTGCGCGACGCGGGCGTGCCCATCGTGCACCGCGATTTTCCGGGGCTGTTCCACGGGTTCATGACCATCCAGCCCTTCGCCCCGGCACGGTCGGCGCTGGATCTCGTCTGCGGCGATCTGCAGGAGCTCCTCGTCTGTGCGGAAGGTGTGTCGAGATGAGCAACGAAACCGACGTCATCGTGATCGGTGCGGGATTCGCCGGCCTGTATGCCGTGCACCGCGCCGCGTCCGCGGGCCTGGCGGTCACCGCGTTGGAGGCGGCGCCGGACGTCGGCGGCACCTGGTACTGGAACCGCTATCCGGGCGCCCGCTGCGACGTCGAAAGTGTCGACTACTCCTACTCTTTCGACGAGGCACTCCAACAAAGCTGGACGTGGAGCGAACGCTTCGCGGCTCAGCCGGAGATCCTGGCGTATCTGAACCACGTTGCCGACCGCTTCGAGCTACGCCAACACTACCGATTCGGTGTCGACGTCGTCGCTGCCGACTTCGACAAAGACGACGGGAGCTGGCAGGTGCGCACGGCGACCAGGGAAACCTTCGCCGCCCAATTTCTGTTGTGTGCGACGGGATGTTTGTCGGCGCTGAACCGGCCCGACATCCCCGGTGCCGCGGATTTCGCGGGCGAGGTGTATTTCACGGCAGCGTGGCCGCGCGAGGAGCCCGATCTGCGCGGAAAACGCGTCGGGCTCATCGGGACCGGCTCCTCGGGCATCCAGGTCACCCCGATCATCGCCGCGCAGGCCGAGCGGCTGGTGGTGTTTCAACGATCACCTAACTACACCATCCCCATGCCCAATCGGCCGTGGTCGCCGGCCGAACAGATCCAGATCCAGCAGGAGTACCCGCAGCGGCGGCGAGCCTCGGCGTACGCGACTGCGGGGACACCGCACGGCACCTTCCACAAGAACGCGGTGGACGCCGAGCCCCAGGAACGCCTCGACGCACTGTGGAAGCGCTGGCGCGAGGGCGGTGTCCTGTTCGCCAAGACGTTCCCGGACCAGAACAGCAATCTGGCTTCCAACGACATCGCCCGGGAATTCGCCGAACAGCGCATTCGGGAGATCGTCACCGATCCCGTCGTCGCCGCGGACCTCATCCCCGTCGACCACCCGATCGGGACGAAACGCATCTGCACCGACGCCGGTTATTACGCTACTTTCAACCGCAGCAACGTGCGGCTGGTCAACCTGCGCCGCGAACCCATCGAGGCGATCACCGCCGAAGCCGTGCGCACCGGCGAAACCACGTATCCCTGCGACGTATTGGTATTCGCCACCGGCTTCGACGCGATGACCGGGGCGCTGACCCGCATCGACCCGGCCGGGCCCGGGGGAGAGCGGCTGCGCGACATCTGGGCTGACGGTCCGGTGACATTTCTCGGGCTGATGATTCCCGGGCTGCCGAACCTGTTCACCTTCAGCGGACCGGGCGCCCCTTCGGTGCTGGCCAACATGGTGTTGCACGCCGAGGTCCAAGTCGACTGGGTGATGAATCTCATTGTGGCAGCACGGCATCGAGGAGTGACCGAAGTCGAACCGCGCCGGGACGCCGCGCTCTCCTGGACCGACGAGGTAGCCAGGGCGGCGGACAAGACACTGTTTCCCACAGCGGCATCGTCGTGGTACCTGGGTGCCAACATCGAGGGCAAGAAGCGAATCTTCATGCCCTACACCGGAGGTTTCGGCACCTATCGCCGGATTTGCGACGAGGTGGCCCGCGACGACTACACCGGACTGGTGATGACGATCCGATGACGAATCCCACTGGACCGCAAACAGTTCAACAACTGCTGCGCGAACGCAGGCACGACGACACCCCGGCCGTCGCATCCCGCGAGCGCACCTGGACCTGGCGCGAGCATCTGGCCGAGGCGGAGGCCGAGGCGACGGCCCTGATCGCACTCGCCGACCCCGCCCGCCCGCTGCATGTGGACGCACTGCTTGGCAACTCGCCGGCGATGCTACGAGCCATGGCCGGCGCGGCGCTCGGCGGTTACGTGTTGTGCGGGATCAACACCACCCGCCGCGGCACGGCCCTGCTCGGTGACATCCGGCGCTCGGATTGTCAACTCCTGCTTGTCGACGGCGAACACCGCAACCTGCTGGATGGCTTGGATCTCAACGCAATTGCGGTCCTCGACGTGACGGGGACCCGGTATGCGGACGCGGTCGCGGGGGCCCCGCCGTTGGTTCCGCACCGCGAGGTGGTCGGCGCCGACACGCTGATGATGATCTTCACCTCCGGCACCAGCGGCGATCCCAAGGCCGTCCGGTTTGCGCACGCGATGGCGGTCATGTGCGGCGCCAGCCTCATCTTCCAGTACGACGTCACCGCCGCCGATGTCTGCTACCTGGCGATGCCGCTGTTCCATTCCAACGGCATTGCCGCCGGCTGGGCGGTGGCGATCGGTAGCGGCGCGTGCATGGTCCCGGTCAAGTTCTCGCCGTCACGCTTCCTCGACGACGTGCGCCGCTACGGCGTGACCTATCTGAATTACGTGGGCAAGCCACTCGCCCTGCTGCTGTCGACGCAGAAGCGGCCCGACGATGCCGACAACACACTGCGAGTCGCGTTCGGCAACGAGGCGACCGACCGCGACATCGCGGCCTTCGCCGAGCGTTTCGGGTGCCGGGTGATCGACAGCTTCGGCTCGAGCGAGTTCGCGGTCATCGTCGTCCGGGAGGACGGCACCCCGCCCGGCTCCATCGGCAAGCCGTATCCGGGCGTGCGCGTCTACCACCCGACAACACTGACCGAATGCGACGTCGCGCAGTTCGACGAGCACGGGGCGCTTACCAACTTCGACGCCGCGGTCGGTGAACTGGTGAACACCGAGGGCGCGGGGCCGTTCGTCGGCTACTACAACGACCCGGGCGCCACCGCCGAGCGCATGCGACACGGCATGTACTGGTCGGGAGACCTGGCGTACCGGGACGCCGACGGCTGGATCTACCTGGCGGGGCGCACCGCGGATTGGATGCGCGTCGACGGCGAGAACCTCGCGGCGGCGCCGATCGAGCGAATCCTGGGGCGGATACCCCAAGTCAGCCAGGTCGCGGTGTACGCCGTTCCCGACGACAGCGTTGGCGACCAGGTGATGGCGGCGCTCGTCCTGCGCGAGGGGACGCGGCTGCGACCGGACGAACTCGAGGCGTTCCTCGCCGCGCAGCCCGACCTGTCGCCCAAGGCGTGGCCGCGGTACATCCGGATCAACGACGACCTCCCGGCGACCGCCACCAACAAGATCCTCAAACGCGAGCTGGTCGCGGCCGGGGTCACCGCGCAGGGCGGCGAACTGTACGTCCGCAAACCGCGGGCCACCAGTTACCTAATCGAGACGCCCGGCGGCCATGCTAAAACGCTGACAGGACAAAGGATCTCGACCGCTGACTAGCTCAGTTGGATTCCACGGGCGTCGGGGCCTCGCCGAACCGGGCCAGCAGCAACGTTGCCGATACCGCGACCACGAACCCGGCGATCACCAACCACCCGAGGCCGTCGCGGGCGGTGTCGCCCAGCCAGATCGCCCCGACCAGCGCGGGCGCGATCGTCTCACCGACGACCATCGCCGCCACCGTGGTGGTCACGGACCCCCGCTGCAACGCCGAGGTGAGCAACAGGAAACCCGCGGCGCCGCCGCCGGCCGCCGCGTATACCGCGGGATGGGTGTAGAAGGCCGCCTTGGTGGGGTTCAACTCATCCATCAGGCGGACGCCGACCTCGACCACGCCGAATCCGCTGCCCGCCGCCAGGCCGAGGGCGAATCCCCGCTGGCGGTCGGGCAAACGGCCCGCGACCGCGCCGCCGACGAATATCGCGGCGACGACGCCGATCAAGGCCCAGCCGAGCCCGGCAGGGGCGTGCCGGAAGTGGCCCGGCCCGGCCGCACCCGCGAGCACGGCGAGGCTCACGCAGACCACGGCCACCGCCGTCCACTCAGCTCGCGAAAGCCGCGCCGACAACACCCACGCGGACACGACGCCGGTGACCGCGATCGAGGCGGCCAACGCCGCGGCGACGACATAAATCGGCACCAGGCGCAGTGCCATGACTTGCAGCAGGAATCCCAGTCCGTCCAGGCCGATACCGACCAGATAGCGCCACTGCCGGACCGCTCGCAGCAGCAACACGGCGTCGACGCCCGAGCTGCCGTTGCCGGATTCCACCGACCGCGCCGCGACCGCTTGCAACACCGTGGCCGTTCCGTAGCACACGGAGCAGCCCAACGCGAGGACGAAGCCGAGGAGCACAGGGGAGACCCTACGAGATTTAGGCCCTCAGCGTCTCGGTCGAATGTCGGCTCTGTGAACAGCGTTGCGAACAGACGTAATGCAGGACCAGCGCGGTGACGATGCCGTAGCCCAGGTGGGGGATCAGATCGCTGATCCAGTCGACCGGGGTCCACGTCGTCGGGTCGGTCACCCCGAGAACGGTCATGGGCCCGTTGGTGCCGATCAGCGCGACGGCCGAGGCGACGAGCGTGGCGACCAGTCGACCGGGCCGCCAGCCCAGCGCGTAGGCCAGCCCGAGCAGCACGCCCATGCCGATGCCCGCGGCATATCCCGTCAGCGCGCCGAGGCCGGAGATCCGATTTGCCAGCACGTCGCCGTTGCCCGGCACGGTGACGCCAACGAGCCGAGCCATTGCCGCGACGGTCCGTTCCGGCGTGCCGCTGGTCGGCCGGCCCCGCACCGCGATGTCTAGGTAGGTGATGACGTTGAGCGTGGTGGTGCCCGCCGCGCCGGCCACCGCGCCGCTGAGCAGTCCCGGCCATACTCTGCTGCGGTGCGCGGGCGACCAAAGACGGTCAATCCGAATGCTTTTCATGGCGAGCGTCTCCTGTGCCGGCGCGGCGTGCTGCGATTCCGCTGGTGCTAGGGGCGCGAGCCGCCGTTACCAGTGTGTTTCAGCCTGTGCACAGGTCGGGACCGGCAGCTGCGCAGCCAACTACACTGGGCGAACATGACCAACAGCACAACCAGAGCGGTCGCCGCGGTGTACGGCGGTGTGGCGGTGTTTGCGTTGGTGGTGGGAGGACTTGACGGTGTCAGCACGCGGTACGGCGCCACGACGTCGGTATCCAGCGCGCTGCCGGCGCCCCCGGCACCGGGTGACGGGGGCGGTGCGCTGCCGGTCAAACCGGTCGGCGGCGGCGGCTGCGTCCTCGGCCTGAACTGTGGGCCTATTCACCCCAACCCCCCGCCGCCGCCCCACCGGCACCCAAGTCCTGCGCCCGATCCGCAACATCCCGCTCCGGGAGTTCCGGATCCCTAAACCCGGGCGACCTCCGGCTAGTCGTCAGAACACCGGGACAGCCCATTACCAGCGTGTTTCGGTCGGCGCACATGGCGCCGCCGGCAACCGCTCCGCCCTTTAGCTACTTATGGTTGGCAACTATGACCACTCGCTCAACCGGGACTGTCACCGCAGTGAGTGGCGGTGTGGTCGCGGTCGCGTTGGCCGTGGGCGGCATTGGCGCAGGGAGTGGGCCGACGAGCGCGATGCATACGGTGTCCGCCACGCCGACCTCATCAGGGGATACCTCCGCAGGAGGCAGCGGCGTGCGGGTGCACCCGGTCTTCTGCTGGATCGGTATGAACTGCGGGCCCGTCAACACTCAGCCCCCGGTGCGCGGCACTCCGCACCCGAGTACACCGCCTGCTCCTCCGGCTCCTCCGGCTCCGACGCCGTAGCCAGCAGGGTGACCTGCGGCTGACCGGCAGAACCGCACTCCTATGATCTGGTGATGAGCGGCGGCGGGCTGGATACCATCGGCTCGCTGGCGTTCACCGACGAGGACCCCGCCCGATTTCGCGCGGCCGGCTGGTGGTCGGATTTCACGCTCTCGGACGCGGTGCGCCGCAACGCCGAACGTTCGCCCGGCCGCGCAGCTTACATCGATCATCCCGATGCCGCGCACAGCTGGCGCGAATTCGACACTGCGGCAGTATATTTAGCCGGCCAGCTGGCAGGGTGCGGCATAGCGCGCGGAGATCGAGTTGCGGTGTGGCACGGCGACTCCGCCGCCATCCACGTGCTCTTCGTCGCCATCGAACGCTGCGGCGCCGTTGTCGTCGGTATCGGCGCGCGCGCCGGCACCCGCGAAGCTGCTGCGATACTGCGCAATTCAGCGCCCAAGGTCCTGATCAGCGATCATAAACTCGGCGATGCCGCGACTCAGGCCGCCTCGATGGCCCAGCTCGGACTGCCTGTACTGGTCCTGGATCGCGCCACCAACAGGCTGGACGCCGCGATCAAACCCAAACTGGTGGGCGACGCGGCCCAACTCGGCGCCGATGACGTATTCCTGATCAACTCCACTTCCGGGACCACGGGACTGCCGAAGTGTGTGGTGCACACGCAGAACCGGTGGTTTTACTTTCACCAGAAAGCCGTCGCCAACGGCTTACTCACCCCCGACGACGTGTTCCTGCCCGTCATCCCCACGCCGTTCGGCTTCGGGTTGTGGACCAGCCACACCACGCCGATCTTCCTGGGCGCCACTGCGGTGATCCTGCCGCGCTTTTCCACCGCGGCCGCCGCGGAAGCTATCGCCCGCCACAGGGTCACCGTATTATGCTGCGTCAGTACGCAATTGACGATGATGATGGCCGATCGTTCGTGCCGCGACCATGACCTGAGTTCGCTGCGGGTGGTTTTCACCGGCGGCGAGGCGTTACCCTGTCGGCCCGCCGCGGCGTTCGAGGAACTCACGGGCGCCAAGATCCTGCAGTTCTACGGTTCGAACGAGACGGGTCTGCTCAGCGCCACCACGGTGCACGATTCCGCCGACCAGCGGTTGCGCACCGGCGGCCGGATCGTGCCCGAGATGTCGGTGCGGCTCTTTGACGGCGACCGCGACGTCACCGCGACCGGGCGCGGGCAGCCCGCGTGCCGGGGACCGGCAACCAGTCTGGGCTATCTCGGCGGCATCGACCACGACAAGCTGTTCACCGCCGGCGGGTGGATGCGGATGGGCGACATCTGCGAAATCGACGCCGACGGCTTCCTACACGTCACCGGCCGGACTTCCGACTTCATCCTGCGGGGCGGCAAGAACATCAGCGCGTCGCAGGTAGAGGAGGCCGCGATGACCCACCCGTCGATCGCACTGGCCGCGGCGGTTGCGATGCCCGATCCGGTGTTCGGCGAGAAGGTATGTCTCTACGTCGAGGTAGCCGACGCTCGTGTTATCGACCTGCCCGCGCTCGTCAAGCACTTGCTGGCGCTGGGGGTTTCGAAGGAACTGCTGCCCGAGCGACTCGTCGTGCTCGACGAGCTGCCCCGCTCTTCCGGGGGAAAGGTTGCCAAAAGCGAGCTCCGGCAGGATATTCGAGTAAGGATGGAGGCCGACCATGAACGCTCCTAACGCACGACGCGGCGGCCTTGAGGTGTGGGCTCCGTCGGTGGTGCCCCCGATCGGTGTCGAATTGTCCGACGAGCAAGCGCTGGCCGTCGCCTTCCGGCACCTGGCGGGCACCGGCTTCGCGGAGAACATGGCCGGGCACATCACCTGGCAACCGGACGGGCGGACGGACATGTTCGTCAATCCGTGGGGTCTGTGGTGGCAGGAACTCACCGCGTCGGATATCTGCGTGGTCGACAGCGCCGCGCGCGTGGTCCGCGGCCGCTGGGACGTGACCCCGGCCATCCACATCCACACCGAACTGCACCACGTCCGCGAGGACGCCCGCGTCGTCATCCACAACCACCCCTATTACGTGTGCGTGCTCGCGGCGCTGAGCCGGCTGCCCGAACTGGTGCACCAGACGGGATCGCTGTTCCTCGACGACCTGTGCCTGGTCGAGGAGTACGACGGGGAAATCGACAGCCCGGCCCGCGCCGCGGCCCTC from Mycobacterium shigaense includes these protein-coding regions:
- a CDS encoding alpha/beta hydrolase, with translation MDDPVNGAVRSMLDRLNEGFPRVEQMTGPQARAAVAERRVPADNLADVRSAVDRSIPGAAGAIGIRIYHPHGHPSGARPGIVFYHGGGFVFCDIESHDGFCRALARGTQTVVVSVGYRLAPEHPAPAAALDAIAAFRWVVEQATDLGIDPTRTAVAGDSAGGNLAAVTAIACREQGGMAPAAQLLLYPVIDPFFDTASYRRYGAGYFNTRAAMQWYWKQYLGGTTVFDPPYLVAPARAASHADLPPAVIVTAGLDPLHSEGCDYARRLRDAGVPIVHRDFPGLFHGFMTIQPFAPARSALDLVCGDLQELLVCAEGVSR
- a CDS encoding class II aldolase/adducin family protein, with protein sequence MNAPNARRGGLEVWAPSVVPPIGVELSDEQALAVAFRHLAGTGFAENMAGHITWQPDGRTDMFVNPWGLWWQELTASDICVVDSAARVVRGRWDVTPAIHIHTELHHVREDARVVIHNHPYYVCVLAALSRLPELVHQTGSLFLDDLCLVEEYDGEIDSPARAAALAARIGGANLTILANHGVIATGRNLPEAVYRAASIERVCKLAYDVLLTGLQPVAMDWSDMAGMQRSLIERAADVYWAGAARMTIKADPEVLT
- a CDS encoding Zn-ribbon domain-containing OB-fold protein, with translation MTALPIPEPTPVSQPFWDGLAQHRILIQYSPSLGRYVFYPRTLAPGTLADDLEWREIDGAGTLYTFTVARRPTGPPWAEAVPQLLAVVQWDAGPRISTELVDTDPDDIRIGMRVRPVFYDLPEAGLTLLRYRPA
- a CDS encoding DMT family transporter, which gives rise to MLLGFVLALGCSVCYGTATVLQAVAARSVESGNGSSGVDAVLLLRAVRQWRYLVGIGLDGLGFLLQVMALRLVPIYVVAAALAASIAVTGVVSAWVLSARLSRAEWTAVAVVCVSLAVLAGAAGPGHFRHAPAGLGWALIGVVAAIFVGGAVAGRLPDRQRGFALGLAAGSGFGVVEVGVRLMDELNPTKAAFYTHPAVYAAAGGGAAGFLLLTSALQRGSVTTTVAAMVVGETIAPALVGAIWLGDTARDGLGWLVIAGFVVAVSATLLLARFGEAPTPVESN
- the fadD1 gene encoding fatty-acid--CoA ligase FadD1, which translates into the protein MTNPTGPQTVQQLLRERRHDDTPAVASRERTWTWREHLAEAEAEATALIALADPARPLHVDALLGNSPAMLRAMAGAALGGYVLCGINTTRRGTALLGDIRRSDCQLLLVDGEHRNLLDGLDLNAIAVLDVTGTRYADAVAGAPPLVPHREVVGADTLMMIFTSGTSGDPKAVRFAHAMAVMCGASLIFQYDVTAADVCYLAMPLFHSNGIAAGWAVAIGSGACMVPVKFSPSRFLDDVRRYGVTYLNYVGKPLALLLSTQKRPDDADNTLRVAFGNEATDRDIAAFAERFGCRVIDSFGSSEFAVIVVREDGTPPGSIGKPYPGVRVYHPTTLTECDVAQFDEHGALTNFDAAVGELVNTEGAGPFVGYYNDPGATAERMRHGMYWSGDLAYRDADGWIYLAGRTADWMRVDGENLAAAPIERILGRIPQVSQVAVYAVPDDSVGDQVMAALVLREGTRLRPDELEAFLAAQPDLSPKAWPRYIRINDDLPATATNKILKRELVAAGVTAQGGELYVRKPRATSYLIETPGGHAKTLTGQRISTAD
- a CDS encoding class I adenylate-forming enzyme family protein; this encodes MSGGGLDTIGSLAFTDEDPARFRAAGWWSDFTLSDAVRRNAERSPGRAAYIDHPDAAHSWREFDTAAVYLAGQLAGCGIARGDRVAVWHGDSAAIHVLFVAIERCGAVVVGIGARAGTREAAAILRNSAPKVLISDHKLGDAATQAASMAQLGLPVLVLDRATNRLDAAIKPKLVGDAAQLGADDVFLINSTSGTTGLPKCVVHTQNRWFYFHQKAVANGLLTPDDVFLPVIPTPFGFGLWTSHTTPIFLGATAVILPRFSTAAAAEAIARHRVTVLCCVSTQLTMMMADRSCRDHDLSSLRVVFTGGEALPCRPAAAFEELTGAKILQFYGSNETGLLSATTVHDSADQRLRTGGRIVPEMSVRLFDGDRDVTATGRGQPACRGPATSLGYLGGIDHDKLFTAGGWMRMGDICEIDADGFLHVTGRTSDFILRGGKNISASQVEEAAMTHPSIALAAAVAMPDPVFGEKVCLYVEVADARVIDLPALVKHLLALGVSKELLPERLVVLDELPRSSGGKVAKSELRQDIRVRMEADHERS
- a CDS encoding flavin-containing monooxygenase encodes the protein MSNETDVIVIGAGFAGLYAVHRAASAGLAVTALEAAPDVGGTWYWNRYPGARCDVESVDYSYSFDEALQQSWTWSERFAAQPEILAYLNHVADRFELRQHYRFGVDVVAADFDKDDGSWQVRTATRETFAAQFLLCATGCLSALNRPDIPGAADFAGEVYFTAAWPREEPDLRGKRVGLIGTGSSGIQVTPIIAAQAERLVVFQRSPNYTIPMPNRPWSPAEQIQIQQEYPQRRRASAYATAGTPHGTFHKNAVDAEPQERLDALWKRWREGGVLFAKTFPDQNSNLASNDIAREFAEQRIREIVTDPVVAADLIPVDHPIGTKRICTDAGYYATFNRSNVRLVNLRREPIEAITAEAVRTGETTYPCDVLVFATGFDAMTGALTRIDPAGPGGERLRDIWADGPVTFLGLMIPGLPNLFTFSGPGAPSVLANMVLHAEVQVDWVMNLIVAARHRGVTEVEPRRDAALSWTDEVARAADKTLFPTAASSWYLGANIEGKKRIFMPYTGGFGTYRRICDEVARDDYTGLVMTIR
- a CDS encoding thiolase family protein, whose protein sequence is MTGLRGEAAIVGIAELPAERRPTGPPRFTLDQYAVLAKLVIEDAGVDPSHINGLLTHGVAESAMFAPATLCEYLGFALDFGERVDLGGATAAGMVWRAAAAVELGVCEAALAVVPGSLAVPQSRRRPAAEPNWYGASSDNYGSPQAEFEIPYGNVGQNAPYAQIAQRYAAEYGYDPAAVAKIAVDQRTNACAHPGAVFHGTPITVDDVLGSPMIADPIHMLETVMRVHGGVGVLIANADIARQSHHRPVWITGFGEHIAFKTPTYAEDLLNTPIARAADKAFAMAGLDRCDVDVASIYDCYTITVLMSLEDAGFCAKGTGMSWVADHDLTYRGDFPLNTAGGQLSYGQAGMAGGMHHIVDGARQIMGRAGTAQVPDCHTAFVTGNGGIMSEQVALLMRGD